CCAACGCAGCGGTGACGGCCACGGTGCCGCCCCGACCGTCCGCTTCCCACGCGTCGTCGCCGGTCCCGGCGATCTCCTCGAGCCGCGCACGGAGGGCGTCCGCGGCAGGTCGCGCAGCGGGATCCTTGACCAGCAGCTCCTCGAGCACGTCGGTCAGGGGCCCCGCCCGCTCGAGGGGTCGCGGCGGATCGCGGAGGACGGCCATCACCGTGGCGAGCGACCCACCGGACCCGAACGGTGGGACCCCCTCCACGGCGTAGTACAACGTGGCGCCGAGCCCGTAGATGTCGACTGCCGGCCCGATCTCGTCGCCGCGCGCGTGCTCGGGTGCGATGTACGCCGGCGTGCCCATCACCACCCCGGACCCCGTCAGCGTCACGTCGTCGCCGAGCCGCGCGATACCGAAGTCGGTCAGCCGCGGCTCGTCACCGTCGATCAGCACGTTGCTGGGCTTGACGTCGCGATGCACGATGCCCGCTCGGTGGGCGGTGTCGAGGATGTCGAGCACCCGCAGCCCCAGCGTGGCCACGGCATGAGGTGTCATCGGTCCGGCACGTCGCACCAGCGTGTTGAGGTTCGGCGCGTCGACCAGCTCCATGATCAGGTACGCACGGCCGTCGGCTTCGACGATGTCGTAGACCTCGACGACCCCTTCACCGCCGAGGCGCGCGGCGGCGCGGGCTTCGCGCAGTGCCCGCCTGCGGCCGACGTCCGCCTCGTCGGCGTCGGCGGAGAATGCGATCTCCTTGATCGCGACGAGGCGGCGCAGGCGCTCGTCGAACCCGCGCCAGACAGCACCGGACCCGCCCCGACCGATCAGGCGATCGAGGCGGTACCTGTCCGCGACCTTGCGTGCCGAAGCCGGCTCATCCGCCATGTCGGATGTCTGCCCAGCGTGGCCCGTTGGAACACGGCCGGCCGGACGTGTCGTCGAACGCCTGGCCGGCCGCGCGAACGATCAGCAGCCGCGTGACGCGACGCCTCTGATGCGCACCCGGATCGTGTCCGAGAGCAGCCCGCCGTGCCGGCGGACACCGAACTGCGCGCAGCGCAGCGTCGTCGTGCCGGAGAAGGCGATGGTGGCACCACCGTCGAGGGGCCGCACCACGCCGACCGCAATCCGCGCCGGGCGCGTCACACCGCACAGGGTCAAGTTGCCGACGAGCGCCCACAGCGGGCGGTCGCCGTCGTGGGTGACGAACGACTCCAGGATCGGCTCCATCCGGTCGGCCTCGAAGTGCGTCACAGGACCGGCGTTGGCCTCGACGCCCCGGCGCAGCAGCGCGCCGAGTGGGCCGGCGGTGGGAGCGAAGCTGCCCGGGTCGACCGTCACGGAGACGGTCGCGCGGGTGAGGTCGTTGAGGACCTCGATCCTTCCGGCGACGCCATCGAAGGTCCCGCCGACGGGGAGGCCCGCACAGCGCGTCCTGATCTCGATGGACGTGGACGCGGCGTCGATCTCGTAGCGACCCGCGGTGCGTGGCATGCCGGCGTCGACGGCGGCCCGGGGGCTCGAGGTGGGTGTCACGGCGGTTCCTTCGGCGGACGTTCGGCTCATCACGGCAGGAGCCTAGGCCGCACTCTGCCGCGTGGAATCGCCAAAACTGCTGAACCCCGGCGGCGTCGCCGGGTCAGCGGACGATGCGGACCGCGATCACGCGAGGTCGCGGGTCAGCGGACGACACGGACCGCGATCACGCGAGGTCGCCGGGCTCGCCGGGACGACCGCCGCAGGCGCCGGACGCACCGCCGCGGCCACGTCGACCGGCAGCGAGCGCGGGCCCACCAGGCTCATGGAGCCCAAGAACGACGCTCCACAGCTGGGGCAGCTCGTCGAGGGTCGGACGCGCGCAGCAGGCGACCGACGCGGGTCACCCTGGGTCGCCAGCGAGCTTGAACAGCGGGCCGGTGGGTTCGTTCCTCGTCCGCAGCAGCGCCTGGCTCGCCTCCGCGCGGGCGGCCATGGTCCGGAACTGTATATCACGAACGGGCGGAGTCTCGTCCGGTCCGACCCTGCCGGAACAGCACCGGCCCGGGGAGTCGACCGTGGTCGCGATGGCGGTGCGACCAGGACCCGGGGATGGGACGAGCAGCGCGTGGACATCCGCGTCCTGGCGTCAGCCTTCGCCCACGTGTCGGGTCTGCTCGGTGCGCGCGCTGCGCCGTCGGTCGAGGTCGGATGGATGTGAGATCGTGCTCGATCGGGTCAGACGCCGTTCGCTCGACGCACAGACATGCCCGACCGGCTACCGTCGACTCGGTCGTGGTCCAGGTTCACGCGTGCACTGACGCCGGCCGCGGGCCGTCCGTCGTCCACACGCTCGACTCGTCCCAGGGGAGCATGTCATGAAGGTCATGGTCACCGGCGGTGCCGGGTTCATCGGCGCCAACCTCGTCCGGCGCCTGACCGCCGAGCCGGCGATCGACGGCATCGTCGTCATCGACGACCTGTCGACCGGCGAGGCCGGTCGGCTCGACGGGCTCAGCGGCGTCGACCTCGTCAAGGCGTCCGTGCTCGACGCCGACGCGCTGAGTGCGGCCGGGTCAGGCTGCGATGCGATCGTCCACCTCGCCGCGCTGGCGTCGGTGCCCGAGTCGCTCGACCGACCGGGCGACTACCACTCCGTCAACGTCACCGGCACGCTGCGAGTGCTCGAGGCGGCGCGCCGCCACGGCAGCCACATGATCCTCGCCTCGTCGGCAGCCGTGTACGGCCAGGACCCGCCTCTGCCTGTCAGCGAGTCGCTGCCACCCGATCTGCACAGCGTCTACGCGTCGAGCAAGCTGGCCGCCGAGGCGCACGCGCTGGCATATCGCAACGCCTTCGACCTACCCGTGCTGGTCCTGCGCTTCTTCAACGTGTTCGGTCCACTGCAGGACGTCGGGCACACCTACGCCGCGGTCATCCCCGCGTTCGTCTCGGCGGCCGTGCGTGGGGCGCCGGTCACGATCTTCGGCGACGGCGAGCAGACCCGCGACATGATCCCCGTGGGTGCGGTCACGGCCGTGTTGACCGATGCCGTCCTGCGACGGGTCAGCCACCCGACAGCCGTCAACCTGGCGTCCGGCAGCCGGCGCAACCTGCTCGACATCCTGGGGCGCCTCGAGGAGATCCTCGGAACGAGCATCACGCGCGACCACCAGCCACCCCGTGCCGGGGACGTGCGCCACTCCCAGGCCGACACGTCGACGCTGCACCGGCTGTTCCCGACGCTGGACACCCCGAACTTCACCAATGAACTGCGCGCGACCGTGGCGTGGTTCCGCGAGTGTGGCAGCTGACACCGACATCCCGGCGCTGACTGCCACGCAAACGCCAGCGTGGCAGCTGACACCGACATCCCGGCGCTGACGCCACGCAGGATCGCGGAACTTTCCGGCCGCCCCGGACGTCCTACGCCGGTAGGACCGCTGAGCCTGGAGGCGTGGGATGAAGCGCTTTGCAGTGATGACCGTGATCCTGATGACGATGCTGGCCGGCTGCGTGGCGAGCGACGAGAGCACCGGCGCCGATGGTGCCGCCGAGGAGGCCGCGGCAGAGGTCGCCGACCGCGACGCAGCCGACCGGGCCGCCGCGGGCGGCGCGGGCGAGCAGGAGGCCGCCGACCGCGGCACGGGCGGCGGGGGCGAAGAGCAGGCGGTCGGCGACGCGGCGCCGGACGGCGTCGACGACCGAGCGTCCGCTGTGCTGACCGCCGGCATCGGCGACCGCATCGTGAGGGACGGAACCATGCGGATCCGCGTCGAGGAGACGCCTTCGACAGCGCCTTCGATCGTCTCGTCGAGCTGGCCGACCAGCTCGGAGGCACCGTGCTCTCCAGCGACGCGTCCACCGCTGACAACGGCTCGACGTCGGGCACCGTGACCCTGCGGGTGCCGGCGCCGGACTTCGACGACCTGCTCGTCGCGGTCGGCCGGGTCGGAGAGGTCGAGCAGCGCTCGATCACGTCGGAGGACGTGTCCGCCGAGTACGTCGACCTCGAGGCGCGTCTGCGGCACAACCAGGCGCAGGAGCGCTTCTACCTGTCCCTGCTCGACCGCGCCCGGGACGTCGACGATGCGATCGCCGTGCAGCAGCAGGTGGAGGGCATCCAGCAGACGATCGAGCAGATCGAAGGGCGGCTGCGGTTCCTCGACGACCGCACCAGCTACTCCCGCCTGACCGTCGAGCTGTTCGAGGCCGGTGGCGCGTTCCAGGCCGGCGGCACACCGGAGCCGAGCTTCGCAGAGTACTGGGCCACGGCACGGGCCGCGCTGGTTACGGTGCTGGGTGGAACGCTGGTGGTCGCGACGGTCGCACTGCCGTTCCTGGTCTTGGGCACGGTGATCCTGACGCTCGCGCGTCGCCACGGTGTGCTGCGGCGCCGTGCGGTCGCGCGGGACGCCTGAGGCTCGTCGTTTGGGCACGCACCCCGGTCGCAATGCTGTCGGCACGACGTCGGCGGATGCCGCCGGGCACGACACCGAGCAGAGGCGGCCACGGTGAGCACTCCCGCGCGGGTTCGTCGCCTCCGACTGGCTGATCGCGCATGACGGCGAGCCGTCCCCGGAGATGGCCGACTACCTGATCGCCGAGGACCTCGGCTTCGGCATGGCGTCACCCGAGCGCTACCGGCGGGGGCTCGTGGACGCCGGCTTCATCGACGTGGCACTGCGCAACCGCAACGCGTGGTACCTCGACACGGCGCGCGAGGAGCTACGGCAGCTGGAGCGGTTGGATCGGGCGCGGTTCGACGCTGTGGTGGGGGCCGACGAGGTCGACCGGCAGATCCGCACGTGGCGGGCGATGCTGCCCGTGCTCGGGTCTGGCGAGCACTGTCCCCATCACCTGCGCGGCCGCCGGCCGCCGGGCTGACCACCGGCGCCTGGCGGAACCGACCCGCGCGTGACGGCACGATCCGCCGCGGTCCGCACGGCGGCGAGCAGCCGCTGCGGGTTGTGCCAGCACACACGGCGCAGCCAGTCGGCGCCCAGGCCGACGCGGGCCAGCACGTCGATCTGATGGGCGTAGTGGTACGGGATGTTCGGGAAGTCACTGCCGAGCACGATGCGGTCGGCGTGCTCGGCCAGCCGCGGGACCAGCGCGCGCGGGTACGGTGCGAAGCGCTCGACGAAGTCGGTGAACACCATCGTGGTGTCGAGGTGCACGTTGGGGTAACGCACCGCCAGGTCCAGGAACGGCCCGTACTCGGGCATGCCCATGTGCGCGATGACGGCCGTCAGCCTGGGATGGGCGGCCAGGACCTCGCCGAAGACGTCCGGCCCGGTGTGGGCGCCCGGTCGTGGCCCCGAGCCGGCATGGACGATGACGGGCACCTCGGCGGCGGCCAGGCGCGCCCACACGGGACGGAGCTGGGGGTCGCGCGGATCGAAGCCACCGACCCGCAGGTGCACCTTGAACAGCGCCGCGCCGGCCTCGAGCGCCGCGGCGACGTAGGCGTCGGCTTCTGGTTCGTCGTGGAACGTCGCGCAGTGGACCGCGTCGGGGACCGCGGCCGCGAAGTCCGCCGACCAGATGTTGAGCCACTCGGCCATGCCCGGACGGTGCGCGTACGCAAGGGCACCGAAGCGCGTCACGCCGAGCGCCCGCAGGCGTGCGACGCGAGCGTCCTGATCGAGCCGGTAGGTCACGTGCCACGGCGTCCCGTCGCGCAGCCGCACACCGTCGAAGAACGCCCACACCTTGCACAGCACCCGGTCGGGCATGAAGTGGACATGCAGGTCGACCGCACCCGGCAGCCCGAGCGTCCGCCAGAACTCGGCGACCTCGGCGTCACCGGCTGGCCCGGCGACGCCTGCGTCGGCGTCGGTCACGCGGCATCGGGGAACGGGCCCGCGCGCGAGAGCAGGCCCGGCACGGTCATGCCGAGCTGGTCGCCGACCCACGCGGCGACCCGGCTGGTGGCGGCCAGCGAGACGCCGTGGTCGACGCCCATGCGATCCAACAGGTAGATCAGATCCTCGGTGGCGATGTTGCCTGTCGCGTCGGGCGCGAACGGGCACCCGCCGATGCCCCCGACGCTGGCGTCCAGCGCGGCGACGCCGGCGTCCAGCGCGGCGACGACGTTGGCGAAGCCGGTGTTGCGGGTGTTGTGGAAGTGGCAGCGCAGTGGGACCGGGCCGATGCGGTCGGCGACACGGGCCATGAGGTCGGTCACCTGCGGCGGGACGGCCACGCCGATCGTGTCGGCCAGGGCGATCTCGTCGGGTCCGGCGTCGGCGACCCGGACTGCGATGTCGGCCACGCGCGCCGGGTCCACCTCTCCCTCGAACGGGCATCCGAACGCGGCCGAGAGCGTCACGCTGGTGCGCAGACCGGCGTCCCGGGCGCGGCCGGCGATGCGCTCCCACGCCGCGAGCATCTCCTGCACAGTCACGCCCTGGTTGCGCCGGCTGAAGGTCTCCGACACCACGACCACGACGTTCGCCTCGTCGACGTGGGCGTCGAGCGCGCGGTCGAGCCCGCGGTCGTTGAGCACGAGGCCGATGTAGGACGCGCCGCGGTCCCGAGGGACGGCAGCCATGACCCGCTCGGCGTCCGCCATCTGTGGCACCCGTTTCGGGTGCACGAAACTGGTCGCCTCGATGCGTCGCACGCCGGAGTCGAGCATCCGCTCGATCAACGCGACCTTCGTCGGCGTGTCGACCAGCGTGTCCTCGTTCTGCAACCCGTCACGGGGTCCGACCTCGACGATCTCGACCTGCATGGTCACCTTCCCACGGCCCGGCACCAACCCATGATCGCATGCCCTCGGCGGCACCATCCGGCCTGGCGGCACGGCTGGTCTCCACGATCGGATCTGGTGCCTCAGCCAGCCACGTCCTCGGCGAGCGCCGCGACCACCTCGTGTGGCGGTCCACGTCGGCGGCGGTCGGGGCCGGCGACATGAGTGCCATGTTGTGGAACGGCGTCATGACGATGCCGCGGTTGAGCAGGTACAGGTGGATGAAGGCGTCCACCTGCTCGTCCTGGCCCGCGGCGGCCTCCGCGCCGGTGCGCGCCGCGTCCGCACGGAACAGGTACTCGATCCTGCACCCGAGGCGCACGACGTGCCAGGGTCAGGCCGCGCGCCTCGATCACGTCGCGCACCCCTGCTCGAAGCGCGCCCCGAGGTCGACCATCCGCGCGAACGGTCGTCGGTCAGGATCCGGTCGAGCGTCACGCGCATCGCCGCCAGCGAACAGCGTGTTGCCCGTGAGCGTGCCGCCCACGCCGCCGACGTCGGCGTTGTGCCAGTCGATCCGGTCGTGCACCCGCTGCGCCACGTCGGCGCTCATCCCGTGGGCGGCGCACGGGATGCCCGCGCCCAGCGTCTTGCCGATGGTCACGATGTCGGGCTTCAGGCCCCACGCGCGGGTGCAGCCGCCCGCCCGGCACTGATGGTGTGGTCTCGTCAATGATCAGCAGCACGTCGTGGCGCGTACACAGGTCGCGGACCGCGTTGTGGTAACCGGGCTCGGGCAACACGATGCCGATGCTTGTCAGGGCGGGCTCGAACAGGCACGCCGCGACGTGTCCGGGCGCCAGGGTCGCCTCGAGGGCGACGAGGTCGTTGATCTCGACCACGCGGGGGTCTGATCGAGCGGGACCGGCGATCCGATGCTGCCCTCACGCTTGATGGTTCCGCCGTCGGGCCCGAGCGTCGCGAACGTCTCGTCGACGGTGCCGTGGTAGCACCAGTTGTGGACAACGATCTTCGACCGCCCCATGATCTGCCGGGCCCAGCGGATCACGAAGCGGTTCGCATCGGTCGCGGTAAGGCTGAACGCCAGCGGGGCAGGCCGAACCGCCGTGCCAGCTCGTCGCCGACCCAGATGGCGTCGGCGGTCGGCAGCATCAACGTCATTCCCTTCGCGGCCCGGCGGGCGATGGCGGCGACGGCGTCGGGCGAGGCATGTCCCGCCATGTTCCCGGTTCGCCGAGGCCAGAAGTCGATGAACTCGTTGCCGTCGACGTCACAGACATGCACCGGTGGCCCCGGCGACGTGGACCGGATGCGCGCCGGGTCAGCCGGTCATCCAGTTCATGGGCACGCCGAACAGCAGTGAGCGGCGGGCGTCGCGCCAGCTCGCCGGACCGCGGATGCCGCTCGAGGAAGCGGCGGCGCTCCCGCTCCATCAGCCCGCGAAGACGGGTCCGGTCGATCTGTCGCACTGCGCACCTCACCGACCAGTGTGGTCACGCCGGTCTCGCCGGCAGCGTGGACCGACGCCACCGGGGGCGCGGCCCGCGCGGAGTCCAGAGCCGTCATCGGGCCAGGCACAGCCGCCCGCCACACAGCACGACGCCGGCCACGTGGCTGGTGTCCAGGTGACCGGCGTCGGGGTCGGTCCACAGCCGCTACCGATGGGCGAGCCTGCGCTTCGGCGGCCAGAGCCGCCGAGGCGAGCGGACGCGGACGCGCGGATCGCGTGGCTCGTCCGGGAGGGGACCGCGTCGCCGCAGCGCA
The sequence above is drawn from the Euzebyales bacterium genome and encodes:
- a CDS encoding hydroxymethylglutaryl-CoA lyase, giving the protein MQVEIVEVGPRDGLQNEDTLVDTPTKVALIERMLDSGVRRIEATSFVHPKRVPQMADAERVMAAVPRDRGASYIGLVLNDRGLDRALDAHVDEANVVVVVSETFSRRNQGVTVQEMLAAWERIAGRARDAGLRTSVTLSAAFGCPFEGEVDPARVADIAVRVADAGPDEIALADTIGVAVPPQVTDLMARVADRIGPVPLRCHFHNTRNTGFANVVAALDAGVAALDASVGGIGGCPFAPDATGNIATEDLIYLLDRMGVDHGVSLAATSRVAAWVGDQLGMTVPGLLSRAGPFPDAA
- a CDS encoding DUF4349 domain-containing protein; this encodes MLSSDASTADNGSTSGTVTLRVPAPDFDDLLVAVGRVGEVEQRSITSEDVSAEYVDLEARLRHNQAQERFYLSLLDRARDVDDAIAVQQQVEGIQQTIEQIEGRLRFLDDRTSYSRLTVELFEAGGAFQAGGTPEPSFAEYWATARAALVTVLGGTLVVATVALPFLVLGTVILTLARRHGVLRRRAVARDA
- a CDS encoding amidohydrolase family protein, with amino-acid sequence MTDADAGVAGPAGDAEVAEFWRTLGLPGAVDLHVHFMPDRVLCKVWAFFDGVRLRDGTPWHVTYRLDQDARVARLRALGVTRFGALAYAHRPGMAEWLNIWSADFAAAVPDAVHCATFHDEPEADAYVAAALEAGAALFKVHLRVGGFDPRDPQLRPVWARLAAAEVPVIVHAGSGPRPGAHTGPDVFGEVLAAHPRLTAVIAHMGMPEYGPFLDLAVRYPNVHLDTTMVFTDFVERFAPYPRALVPRLAEHADRIVLGSDFPNIPYHYAHQIDVLARVGLGADWLRRVCWHNPQRLLAAVRTAADRAVTRGSVPPGAGGQPGGRRPRR
- a CDS encoding YceI family protein; the encoded protein is MTPTSSPRAAVDAGMPRTAGRYEIDAASTSIEIRTRCAGLPVGGTFDGVAGRIEVLNDLTRATVSVTVDPGSFAPTAGPLGALLRRGVEANAGPVTHFEADRMEPILESFVTHDGDRPLWALVGNLTLCGVTRPARIAVGVVRPLDGGATIAFSGTTTLRCAQFGVRRHGGLLSDTIRVRIRGVASRGC
- a CDS encoding NAD-dependent epimerase/dehydratase family protein codes for the protein MKVMVTGGAGFIGANLVRRLTAEPAIDGIVVIDDLSTGEAGRLDGLSGVDLVKASVLDADALSAAGSGCDAIVHLAALASVPESLDRPGDYHSVNVTGTLRVLEAARRHGSHMILASSAAVYGQDPPLPVSESLPPDLHSVYASSKLAAEAHALAYRNAFDLPVLVLRFFNVFGPLQDVGHTYAAVIPAFVSAAVRGAPVTIFGDGEQTRDMIPVGAVTAVLTDAVLRRVSHPTAVNLASGSRRNLLDILGRLEEILGTSITRDHQPPRAGDVRHSQADTSTLHRLFPTLDTPNFTNELRATVAWFRECGS